In Hydrogenovibrio thermophilus, the following are encoded in one genomic region:
- the xthA gene encoding exodeoxyribonuclease III, producing the protein MKIVSFNVNSVRMRLHQLQALTDQYAPDIIGLQETKVQDHEFPIKDIEAMGYQAIFMGQKTHYGVALLFKNNLTLKDSQFGWDHDGDDAQKRMIIGDFVDADGNEVRVINGYFPQGENRSHPTKFPAKEAFYQDLMQYLNEKCSPEQNLIVMGDFNISPEDKDIGIGEPNRKRWLRDGKTSFLPEEREWWGTLINWGLKDTFRQIHPDEDRIFSWFDYRSKGFADDPKRGLRIDTLLATKPLAAKATDSGVAYDIRAMEKPSDHAPVWTDFQF; encoded by the coding sequence ATGAAAATCGTTTCTTTTAATGTCAACAGCGTGCGCATGCGCCTTCACCAACTGCAAGCTTTAACCGACCAATACGCGCCCGACATCATCGGGTTGCAGGAAACCAAGGTTCAGGACCATGAGTTCCCGATTAAAGACATCGAAGCCATGGGCTACCAAGCCATCTTCATGGGGCAAAAAACCCATTACGGTGTGGCCTTGCTTTTCAAGAACAACCTGACGTTGAAAGACAGCCAATTCGGTTGGGACCACGATGGCGACGACGCCCAAAAACGCATGATCATCGGCGACTTTGTCGATGCCGACGGAAATGAAGTCCGCGTCATCAACGGTTACTTCCCGCAAGGCGAAAACCGCAGCCATCCAACGAAATTTCCGGCCAAAGAAGCGTTTTATCAGGATTTGATGCAGTACCTGAACGAAAAGTGTTCACCGGAGCAGAACCTCATCGTAATGGGCGATTTCAATATCTCGCCGGAAGACAAAGACATCGGCATCGGCGAACCCAACCGTAAGCGCTGGTTGCGTGACGGCAAAACCAGCTTCCTGCCGGAAGAACGCGAATGGTGGGGCACGCTCATCAACTGGGGCCTGAAAGACACTTTCCGTCAAATCCACCCGGACGAAGATCGTATCTTCAGCTGGTTTGATTATCGCTCCAAAGGGTTTGCCGACGATCCGAAACGCGGACTGCGCATCGACACCTTATTGGCGACCAAACCGTTGGCGGCGAAAGCCACCGACAGCGGCGTGGCTTACGACATCCGCGCCATGGAAAAGCCGTCCGACCACGCGCCGGTCTGGACCGACTTTCAGTTTTAA
- a CDS encoding FAD-binding oxidoreductase, producing the protein MPNTEMQPMTLVEKHLLNDTTLLMKLKPSKAFDYQSGQYVMLGLTPTELKPFSIASAPKDDGLIELHIRNQDNSEWMQDLFGLDTGVTLYIQGPNDQYRLDTPEALAKKQRTIFVAGGTGFAPMFALLESLLERGHDRPIEFYWGAQIQADLYRDAEMKALAERHPSLGYTTVLSGQVDESAPEKLVHHQVLKDFPDLSDARVYLCGPWPMQEAAKADFIAAGLPADAFN; encoded by the coding sequence ATGCCGAATACCGAAATGCAGCCCATGACTCTCGTCGAAAAGCACTTGCTGAACGACACCACGCTGCTGATGAAACTCAAACCGTCCAAAGCTTTCGATTATCAAAGCGGGCAATACGTCATGCTCGGCTTGACCCCGACGGAACTCAAGCCCTTTTCCATCGCGTCCGCACCGAAAGACGACGGTTTGATTGAACTGCACATTCGCAATCAGGACAACTCCGAGTGGATGCAGGACTTGTTCGGCCTTGATACCGGTGTGACCCTATACATTCAAGGGCCGAACGACCAATATCGTTTGGATACGCCGGAGGCGCTCGCCAAAAAACAACGCACCATCTTCGTGGCCGGCGGCACCGGTTTTGCGCCGATGTTTGCGTTATTGGAAAGCTTGCTGGAACGCGGTCATGACCGACCGATTGAATTTTATTGGGGCGCTCAAATCCAAGCGGATCTTTACCGTGACGCGGAAATGAAAGCGCTGGCCGAACGTCATCCGTCATTGGGTTACACGACGGTTTTGTCTGGACAAGTGGATGAAAGCGCGCCGGAAAAACTGGTGCACCACCAAGTCTTGAAGGACTTCCCGGATTTGAGCGATGCCCGCGTCTATCTTTGTGGCCCTTGGCCGATGCAGGAAGCCGCCAAAGCCGATTTCATCGCCGCCGGCTTGCCCGCCGACGCCTTTAACTGA
- a CDS encoding P-II family nitrogen regulator has translation MKLQKEMTILTDVSLITCMVPRGKGDAIVAAARAAGAQGASIHYGRGAGVRERLGLLSITVEAEKEVIQIMVSKQQEEEVFAEMFIAGQLDTPGMGIMFVTPLEKAAAYIPPNIIERIEKERALKTAATTIAMPEQ, from the coding sequence ATGAAATTACAGAAAGAAATGACGATTTTGACCGATGTGTCGCTGATTACCTGCATGGTGCCGCGCGGCAAGGGCGATGCCATTGTGGCGGCGGCCAGGGCGGCCGGGGCGCAGGGCGCGTCCATTCATTACGGCCGGGGCGCCGGGGTGCGTGAACGCTTGGGGCTGTTGAGTATCACCGTGGAGGCGGAAAAGGAAGTTATCCAAATCATGGTGTCCAAACAGCAGGAAGAGGAAGTCTTTGCCGAGATGTTCATCGCCGGTCAGTTGGACACGCCGGGCATGGGCATTATGTTTGTCACGCCGTTGGAAAAAGCCGCCGCTTACATTCCGCCGAACATCATCGAACGCATTGAGAAAGAGCGCGCTTTGAAAACCGCCGCGACCACCATCGCCATGCCTGAGCAATAA
- a CDS encoding DUF1538 domain-containing protein, translating into MKKVSFHDIVQHERFNTKVITYNELTHSPEAAYQKFQIKPVDAYRLLRPYLQSKVFEQLKAVMPLTIYLALFQILILRQPVADASIILGGMLAVIFGLMFFMEGLRLGLMPFGEVIGNKLPQKSTLPVVLLIAFLLGIGVTFAEPAIGALKAAGANVDPKSAPYLYALLNHWPGMLVLVVGGGVGLAAVLGTLRFIYDWSLKPLIFLTVIPTLLITLYSMQHPELVHLIGLAWDSGAVTTGPVTVPLVLALGIGIASAAGSGNQSLSGFGIVTLASLFPIMGVQLLALYIHSTVSVAEIEALSHFMNKAPVFWYETTPYVEIIAGIRAIVPLVLFLGLVLVFLLRDRLQNAQVVMLGLAFSVVGMIIFNLGLTYGLAKLGGQAGEMIPGAFTGIESIKESPLYWFSMGIAITVLFAFALGFGATLAEPALNALGMTVERLTNGAFKKQTLMMAVSLGVGIGIAVGVSKIIFDWSLAWLLIPAYLFALVLTVLSSEEFVNVAWDSAGVTTGPVTVPLVLAMGLGLGQAVGVVEGFGILSMASIGPIITVLLTGLWIKLRCMRQEKAALKTAMDAKES; encoded by the coding sequence ATGAAAAAGGTCTCGTTTCACGACATCGTCCAACACGAACGTTTCAACACCAAAGTCATCACCTACAATGAACTGACCCATTCGCCGGAAGCGGCGTATCAGAAATTCCAAATCAAACCGGTTGATGCCTATCGTTTATTGCGGCCTTATCTGCAATCCAAAGTCTTTGAACAGCTGAAAGCGGTCATGCCTTTGACGATTTATCTGGCGTTGTTTCAGATATTGATTTTGCGGCAGCCGGTTGCCGATGCGTCCATTATTCTCGGCGGCATGTTGGCGGTGATTTTCGGACTGATGTTTTTTATGGAGGGCCTGCGCCTCGGGTTAATGCCATTCGGGGAGGTAATCGGTAATAAGCTACCGCAGAAATCGACCTTGCCGGTGGTGCTGTTGATCGCTTTTCTGCTCGGTATCGGGGTGACGTTCGCGGAACCGGCCATCGGCGCTTTGAAAGCCGCCGGAGCCAATGTCGACCCGAAAAGCGCGCCCTATCTGTATGCTTTATTGAACCATTGGCCGGGCATGCTGGTTTTGGTGGTCGGCGGCGGTGTGGGATTGGCGGCCGTGCTGGGCACTTTGCGGTTCATTTATGATTGGAGTCTGAAACCGCTGATTTTCTTGACGGTGATTCCGACCTTGTTGATTACCCTTTACAGTATGCAGCACCCCGAACTGGTGCATCTGATTGGACTGGCGTGGGACAGTGGAGCGGTGACCACCGGGCCGGTCACGGTGCCGTTGGTGTTGGCGCTGGGCATCGGCATTGCCTCGGCGGCGGGGAGCGGCAATCAATCGTTGTCCGGCTTCGGTATTGTAACCTTGGCGTCCTTGTTCCCGATTATGGGGGTGCAATTATTGGCGCTTTACATCCATAGCACGGTATCGGTGGCGGAAATCGAAGCCTTGAGCCATTTCATGAATAAAGCTCCGGTTTTTTGGTATGAAACCACGCCTTATGTGGAGATCATCGCCGGGATTCGCGCCATCGTGCCGCTGGTATTATTTCTGGGATTGGTGCTGGTGTTCTTGTTGCGGGATCGTTTGCAAAACGCTCAGGTGGTGATGCTTGGGTTGGCGTTTTCGGTGGTGGGGATGATTATTTTCAATCTGGGGCTGACCTATGGGTTGGCGAAACTCGGCGGTCAGGCCGGTGAAATGATTCCCGGCGCGTTTACCGGTATTGAATCCATTAAAGAATCGCCACTGTACTGGTTCAGTATGGGCATTGCCATTACGGTATTGTTTGCGTTTGCGCTCGGCTTTGGGGCGACTTTGGCGGAACCGGCCTTGAATGCCTTGGGCATGACGGTGGAGCGCCTGACCAACGGGGCTTTCAAAAAACAAACCTTGATGATGGCGGTGTCGCTCGGCGTCGGTATCGGTATCGCGGTCGGGGTGTCGAAAATCATTTTCGACTGGTCACTGGCCTGGTTGTTGATTCCGGCTTACCTGTTTGCGTTGGTGCTGACGGTGTTGTCGTCGGAAGAGTTTGTGAACGTCGCCTGGGACAGTGCCGGGGTGACCACCGGGCCGGTCACGGTGCCACTGGTTCTGGCAATGGGGTTGGGGCTGGGTCAGGCCGTCGGTGTGGTGGAGGGATTCGGCATTCTGTCGATGGCCTCCATTGGGCCGATCATCACCGTATTATTGACCGGGTTGTGGATTAAATTACGTTGCATGCGCCAGGAAAAGGCTGCGCTGAAAACCGCCATGGACGCTAAGGAGTCGTAA
- the rdgB gene encoding RdgB/HAM1 family non-canonical purine NTP pyrophosphatase: MPRELVLATGNAGKLAEMRELLAPLGCQVRAQSEFFAEEAVEDGLSFIENAIIKARFASAKTGLPAIADDSGLEVEALQGRPGIYSARYAEGYHGHPASDALNNQKLLDEMADVENRQACYYCAMVFVRHSEDPVPVIGLGQWCGEVLTEPRGEGGFGYDPLIWMDAHECAVAELPKAVKNQVSHRAQAVQALVKQLKTL, from the coding sequence ATGCCGCGTGAACTGGTGCTGGCGACCGGCAACGCCGGTAAGCTGGCGGAAATGCGCGAACTCCTGGCGCCGTTGGGGTGTCAGGTACGTGCGCAATCCGAATTCTTCGCCGAAGAAGCGGTGGAAGACGGTTTGAGCTTTATCGAAAACGCCATTATCAAAGCCCGCTTCGCCAGCGCGAAAACCGGCTTGCCCGCCATCGCCGACGACTCCGGGTTGGAAGTGGAGGCCTTGCAAGGGCGGCCGGGCATTTATTCGGCGCGTTATGCGGAAGGGTATCACGGTCATCCGGCCTCCGATGCCTTGAATAACCAGAAACTGCTGGACGAAATGGCCGATGTGGAAAATCGCCAGGCCTGCTATTACTGTGCCATGGTGTTTGTGCGCCACAGCGAAGACCCGGTGCCCGTCATCGGGTTGGGGCAATGGTGCGGCGAGGTGCTGACCGAACCGCGCGGTGAAGGCGGCTTCGGTTATGACCCGTTGATTTGGATGGACGCCCACGAGTGCGCCGTGGCAGAGCTGCCGAAAGCGGTTAAAAATCAGGTCAGCCACCGTGCGCAAGCCGTGCAGGCTTTGGTGAAACAGCTGAAAACGTTATAA
- the rph gene encoding ribonuclease PH: MRPSGRQTDQLRAVTLTKDFTKHAEGSVLIEFGDTKVICNATVEEKVPPFLKGQSQGWITAEYGMLPRSTDSRMRREANAGKQGGRTVEIQRLIGRSLRAGVDMKKLGERTIVVDCDVIQADGGTRTASITGGFAALALAVERLIAKGVLTESPILHHVGSVSVGIYQGTPVLDLDYAEDSNAETDMNLVMAEDGRFIEVQGTAEAEPYSLEEMNAMIALGQKGIQELIGLQKNMLAGA; encoded by the coding sequence ATGAGACCGAGTGGCAGACAAACCGATCAATTAAGAGCCGTGACCTTGACCAAGGACTTTACCAAACACGCAGAAGGGTCGGTATTGATCGAGTTCGGCGATACCAAAGTCATTTGCAATGCCACCGTGGAAGAAAAGGTGCCGCCGTTTTTGAAAGGCCAGAGCCAGGGTTGGATTACCGCGGAATACGGTATGTTGCCGCGCTCGACCGATAGCCGCATGCGTCGTGAAGCCAATGCCGGTAAACAAGGCGGCCGCACGGTGGAGATTCAGCGTTTGATTGGCCGTTCCTTACGCGCCGGTGTGGACATGAAAAAACTGGGCGAAAGAACCATTGTGGTGGATTGCGATGTGATTCAGGCCGACGGCGGCACGCGCACCGCCTCCATTACCGGCGGTTTTGCGGCTCTGGCCCTGGCGGTGGAACGTTTGATCGCCAAAGGCGTTTTGACGGAAAGCCCGATTTTGCATCACGTCGGTTCGGTGTCGGTGGGCATTTATCAGGGCACGCCGGTGCTGGACTTGGATTATGCGGAAGACTCCAATGCCGAAACCGATATGAATTTGGTGATGGCCGAGGACGGCCGTTTTATCGAAGTACAAGGCACGGCGGAAGCGGAACCTTACTCGCTGGAGGAAATGAATGCGATGATTGCCTTGGGGCAAAAAGGCATTCAGGAACTGATCGGTTTGCAGAAAAACATGTTGGCAGGGGCTTGA
- a CDS encoding YicC/YloC family endoribonuclease, producing the protein MKSMTAFFIHPQSFDWGALRWEMRSVNHRYLELHLKLPDTAKALEPAIRETIKPFLARGKVELQLHLSPTQNTQNFSLNQPLLSGLTDAINQIQTALPEATQVNPVELLKWPGLVETDVENSVHTDDILAALNNGLSEFDQIRQREGEALSQFIHEKLQAMREHVTQARQLLPGIRQHYADQLKQRIAEHTDTLDEGRFHQEIAIQAQKMDVAEELDRLETHLNEVERLRHEPGLIGRRLDFLMQELNREANTLGAKSIDSRTAQIGVELKVLIEQIREQVQNIE; encoded by the coding sequence ATGAAAAGCATGACCGCCTTTTTCATCCATCCACAGTCATTCGACTGGGGCGCGCTACGCTGGGAAATGCGTTCCGTCAACCACCGTTATCTGGAACTGCACCTCAAACTGCCCGACACCGCCAAAGCACTGGAACCGGCGATTCGCGAAACTATCAAACCGTTTCTGGCCCGCGGGAAAGTGGAACTGCAATTGCATCTATCCCCCACGCAAAACACCCAAAACTTCAGCCTCAACCAGCCATTGCTTTCCGGACTGACCGACGCCATCAACCAGATTCAAACCGCCTTGCCGGAAGCCACTCAGGTGAATCCGGTGGAATTGCTGAAATGGCCAGGCCTGGTGGAAACCGATGTGGAGAACAGCGTTCACACCGATGACATTCTCGCCGCACTCAACAATGGTTTGAGCGAATTCGACCAGATTCGCCAGCGCGAAGGCGAGGCTCTGAGCCAATTCATCCACGAAAAACTGCAAGCGATGCGTGAACACGTCACCCAGGCACGCCAACTGTTGCCCGGCATCCGCCAGCACTACGCCGACCAATTGAAACAACGCATCGCCGAACACACCGACACCTTGGATGAAGGGCGTTTTCATCAGGAAATCGCCATCCAGGCTCAGAAAATGGATGTCGCCGAAGAATTGGATCGGCTGGAAACCCACTTGAACGAAGTCGAGCGATTACGACATGAACCCGGGCTTATCGGACGGCGACTGGATTTCCTAATGCAAGAACTCAACCGCGAAGCCAACACGCTCGGCGCCAAGTCCATCGACAGCCGAACCGCGCAAATCGGCGTGGAACTGAAAGTATTGATTGAACAGATTCGCGAACAAGTACAAAATATCGAATAA
- a CDS encoding MarC family protein gives MHDLIQQFIILWAVIDPIGTIPVFLAVAAGYTAVQQRKLALFAIVTSAGVLLFFIIAGQLLLESMNIALSAFQIAGGIVLFLFALTMIFGEGKPQEEKELLAQQDTRSSSPVNHAIFPLAIPSIASPGAMMAVVMLTDNHRFEVMEQGITAGLMLLVLLITFILLLGATFIHRLIGDAGASVISRVMGLILAAVATNSILEGIKTYFALSV, from the coding sequence ATGCATGATTTGATACAGCAGTTCATTATCCTCTGGGCCGTCATTGACCCCATCGGCACCATTCCGGTCTTCCTCGCGGTCGCGGCGGGCTACACCGCCGTTCAGCAGCGCAAGCTTGCGCTCTTCGCCATCGTCACCTCTGCGGGCGTGTTATTGTTTTTCATCATTGCCGGCCAGTTACTGCTGGAATCGATGAACATCGCCTTGTCGGCCTTTCAAATCGCCGGCGGCATCGTGCTGTTCCTGTTCGCTTTGACGATGATTTTCGGCGAAGGCAAACCCCAGGAAGAAAAAGAATTGCTCGCCCAACAAGATACCCGTTCAAGCTCGCCGGTTAATCACGCTATTTTTCCGCTGGCCATTCCGTCCATCGCGTCGCCCGGCGCAATGATGGCGGTGGTCATGCTCACCGACAATCACCGTTTTGAAGTCATGGAACAGGGGATCACCGCCGGCTTGATGTTGCTGGTCTTGCTCATCACCTTTATTTTGTTGCTGGGTGCCACCTTTATCCACCGATTGATCGGCGATGCGGGTGCCAGTGTCATCAGTCGGGTCATGGGGTTGATTCTCGCCGCCGTCGCGACCAACAGTATTTTGGAAGGCATTAAAACCTACTTTGCGCTAAGTGTATGA
- a CDS encoding penicillin-binding protein 1A, with protein MNDETQNSTPEQGAEQAPKPKKKRGFFKRFFWISTFLGAIVAPLVVVILYAVTIYPTLPDASALKDVTYQVPLKIVTRDGQLISEIGTKKRIPLDYSEIPERMTQAIISSEDENFFEHGGVDFKGLARAAYELITTGSKQSGGSTITMQVARNFFLSKKKTYLRKLNEIVLSYKIEHQISKQEILAIYLNKIFLGYRSYGVAAAAQTYYGKPIDQLSLDEYAMIAGLPKAPSRYNPIYNPERAKLRRNYVLRRMYENHYITEEQMKEAQAVPVHAKLTGARIDIEAGYVAEMARSFAIDNFGEDALKNGLTITTTIDSQLQSTANLSVRNGLQDYERRHGYRGPIKHVAPTLLTNKEQLLEALDPIEKFGYLETGVVLRVTEKTADVLVSNGEETQLQLDNMLWAAPYIDVNKTGSEPQSVAEVLKRGDVIYLQKLDDQWRLAQDPKTEAALVSVDPSNGRIISLVGGFDYFRSKFNRVTQAVRQVGSNIKPFLYSAGLNKGMTAATIINDAPVVFHDRALEDTWRPENYSGRFYGPTRLRMALAHSRNLVSIRLLQQIGIRYAVDYLERFGFPQDQLNAHRDLSLALGSVQLTPLQVVRGYATFANTGYLIEPYLIDSVQDFSGQTIYQAQPQRACNAQCVEGDPQNAPRVVTPQNAYIMTSMMQDVINHGSGRKAKVLERNDIAGKTGTTNDQKDAWFSGFNPDIATTVWVGFDTPTTLGRSEVGGRAALPIWIDYMREALKPYPNAPFGLPEGLVNVPIDRSTGLAVPADTPGAFFEIFREQNAPEIPDISETKMEQITQELFD; from the coding sequence ATGAACGACGAAACACAGAACAGCACACCTGAACAGGGCGCCGAGCAGGCGCCGAAACCGAAAAAGAAGCGCGGATTTTTCAAACGCTTTTTCTGGATTTCCACCTTTCTGGGTGCCATCGTCGCCCCGTTGGTCGTCGTCATCCTTTATGCCGTGACCATTTACCCGACCCTGCCGGACGCCTCGGCGCTGAAAGACGTCACCTATCAAGTACCGCTGAAAATCGTCACCCGCGACGGACAGCTCATCAGTGAAATCGGCACCAAAAAGCGCATTCCGCTCGACTACTCGGAAATTCCGGAACGCATGACGCAAGCCATCATCTCCTCGGAAGACGAGAACTTTTTCGAACACGGCGGCGTCGACTTCAAAGGCTTGGCGCGTGCCGCCTACGAGCTGATTACGACCGGCAGCAAACAATCCGGCGGCTCCACCATCACCATGCAGGTAGCACGGAACTTCTTCCTGAGCAAAAAGAAAACCTATTTGCGTAAGCTCAATGAAATCGTGCTGTCCTACAAAATCGAGCACCAGATTTCAAAACAGGAAATCCTCGCCATTTACCTGAACAAAATTTTCCTCGGTTACCGTTCTTACGGCGTGGCCGCAGCCGCCCAGACCTATTACGGCAAGCCCATCGACCAATTATCCCTTGACGAATACGCCATGATTGCCGGTCTGCCGAAAGCGCCTTCCCGTTACAATCCGATTTACAATCCGGAAAGAGCCAAGTTGCGCCGTAACTATGTTTTGCGCCGAATGTATGAAAACCACTACATCACCGAAGAGCAGATGAAAGAGGCGCAAGCCGTGCCGGTGCACGCCAAGCTGACCGGTGCCCGCATTGACATCGAAGCCGGTTACGTGGCGGAAATGGCACGCAGCTTCGCCATCGACAATTTCGGGGAAGATGCGCTGAAAAACGGCCTGACCATCACCACCACCATCGACAGCCAATTACAGAGCACCGCTAATTTGTCCGTCCGTAACGGTTTGCAGGATTACGAGCGTCGCCACGGCTACCGCGGACCGATTAAACATGTCGCCCCAACCTTGCTGACTAACAAAGAACAACTGCTGGAAGCCCTCGATCCAATCGAGAAATTCGGTTATCTGGAAACCGGCGTGGTGCTTCGCGTCACCGAAAAGACCGCCGATGTACTGGTTTCAAACGGCGAAGAAACCCAATTGCAGCTGGACAACATGCTGTGGGCGGCCCCTTACATCGACGTGAACAAAACCGGTTCCGAGCCACAATCGGTGGCCGAGGTTCTGAAGCGCGGCGACGTCATTTACCTGCAAAAACTCGACGACCAATGGCGCTTGGCGCAAGACCCAAAAACCGAAGCCGCCTTGGTCTCGGTTGACCCCAGCAATGGCCGCATCATTTCGTTGGTCGGCGGATTCGACTATTTCCGCAGCAAGTTCAACCGCGTCACCCAGGCGGTGCGTCAGGTCGGTTCCAACATCAAACCCTTCCTGTATTCCGCGGGCTTGAACAAAGGCATGACCGCCGCCACCATCATCAACGATGCGCCGGTGGTCTTCCACGACCGCGCACTGGAAGACACCTGGCGTCCGGAAAACTACTCCGGGCGCTTCTATGGCCCAACTCGTTTGAGAATGGCGCTGGCCCATTCCCGTAACCTGGTATCGATTCGCCTTTTGCAGCAAATCGGTATCCGTTACGCGGTCGATTATCTGGAACGGTTCGGCTTCCCGCAAGATCAGCTGAACGCGCACCGCGATTTGTCATTGGCGCTGGGCTCGGTGCAGTTGACACCGTTGCAAGTGGTGCGCGGCTACGCCACCTTCGCCAATACCGGCTATTTAATCGAACCCTACCTGATTGATTCGGTGCAGGACTTCAGCGGCCAGACCATTTATCAGGCCCAGCCGCAGCGCGCCTGTAACGCCCAGTGTGTGGAAGGCGACCCGCAAAACGCACCGCGTGTCGTCACCCCGCAGAACGCTTACATCATGACCTCGATGATGCAGGACGTCATCAACCACGGCTCCGGACGCAAAGCAAAAGTATTGGAACGCAATGACATCGCCGGGAAAACCGGGACCACCAACGACCAGAAAGACGCTTGGTTCTCAGGCTTCAACCCGGACATTGCCACCACCGTCTGGGTCGGCTTCGACACCCCAACCACATTGGGTCGTTCGGAAGTCGGTGGCCGCGCCGCCCTGCCGATTTGGATCGACTACATGCGCGAAGCTTTGAAACCTTATCCGAACGCCCCCTTCGGTTTACCGGAAGGTTTAGTGAACGTGCCCATCGACCGCTCAACCGGCTTGGCCGTGCCGGCGGACACTCCGGGCGCTTTCTTCGAAATCTTCCGCGAGCAGAACGCACCGGAAATTCCGGACATCTCCGAGACCAAAATGGAGCAAATCACCCAGGAACTGTTCGACTGA
- a CDS encoding fructosamine kinase family protein — protein sequence MNWQALSESIALSTGRPFDIESAAPVSGGDIHRSYHLHTQQGEFFLKTNHSHLSHLFETEANSLNALGKTLSVRVPKVVATGLENDQAWLVLEYLPLTSRGDDEQRGKDLALLHHQVNADNRFGWPEDNYIGHTLQPNTWSDDWVAFYSQQRLAHQLTLAQDHGASNSLVEQGQALIEALPKFFDDYQPEASPLHGDLWGGNSAFTTDGDAVFFDPASYYGDREADLAMTELFGGFSPEFYAGYNSVFPLDKGYATRKELYNLYHVLNHFNLFGGGYQQQAARMIQTLLKEASIHS from the coding sequence ATGAACTGGCAAGCCCTTTCCGAATCCATCGCCCTGAGCACCGGGCGCCCGTTCGACATCGAAAGCGCCGCACCGGTCTCGGGCGGCGACATCCATCGCTCCTACCATCTGCACACTCAGCAAGGCGAGTTTTTCCTCAAGACCAATCACAGCCATCTGTCACACCTGTTTGAAACCGAAGCCAACAGCCTCAATGCCTTAGGCAAAACCTTGAGCGTGCGGGTGCCGAAGGTAGTCGCCACCGGCCTCGAAAACGACCAGGCCTGGCTGGTTTTGGAATACCTGCCTTTGACGTCTCGCGGAGACGACGAGCAACGCGGTAAGGATTTGGCCTTGTTGCACCACCAAGTCAATGCGGACAATCGCTTCGGCTGGCCGGAAGACAATTACATCGGTCATACGTTGCAACCCAATACCTGGTCCGACGACTGGGTGGCATTTTACAGCCAGCAGCGACTGGCCCACCAACTGACTCTGGCGCAAGATCACGGCGCATCGAACAGCCTGGTCGAACAGGGGCAGGCACTGATCGAAGCTTTGCCGAAATTTTTCGACGACTATCAACCGGAAGCCTCACCCTTGCATGGCGACCTCTGGGGCGGCAACAGCGCCTTCACCACTGACGGCGACGCGGTGTTTTTCGACCCGGCCAGTTACTATGGCGACCGTGAAGCCGACTTGGCGATGACCGAACTTTTCGGTGGCTTTTCACCCGAATTCTATGCCGGTTATAACAGCGTTTTCCCGTTGGACAAAGGCTATGCGACCCGTAAGGAACTGTATAACCTCTACCATGTGTTGAATCATTTCAACCTGTTCGGCGGCGGTTATCAACAACAGGCGGCCCGAATGATTCAAACCCTTTTAAAGGAAGCCTCCATTCATTCGTGA
- the adk gene encoding adenylate kinase, translated as MKFILLGAPGAGKGTQAQFLTKKFDIPQISTGDMLRAAIKAETPLGKQAKEFMDAGKLVTDEIIIGLVKDRIAEPDCANGFLLDGFPRTVPQADALKAAGVDIDAIIEIDVPDSEIVNRMAGRRVHPASGRTYHLTYNPPKVEGKDDETGEDLIQRDDDKADVVLDRLKVYHEQTAPLIGYYTDEAAKNASLKYIKVDGTQAIDKVENAILSGLK; from the coding sequence ATGAAATTTATTCTTCTGGGCGCACCGGGCGCCGGAAAAGGGACACAAGCCCAATTCCTGACCAAAAAATTCGATATTCCGCAAATCTCCACCGGCGACATGCTACGCGCGGCCATCAAGGCCGAAACGCCGCTCGGGAAACAAGCCAAGGAATTCATGGATGCCGGTAAACTGGTCACGGACGAAATCATCATCGGTCTGGTCAAAGACCGCATTGCCGAACCGGATTGCGCCAACGGTTTCCTGCTGGACGGTTTCCCGAGAACGGTGCCGCAAGCGGATGCGTTGAAAGCCGCCGGTGTCGACATCGACGCCATCATTGAAATCGACGTGCCGGATTCCGAAATCGTCAACCGCATGGCAGGCCGTCGCGTGCATCCGGCTTCCGGCCGTACCTATCACCTGACTTACAACCCGCCGAAAGTGGAGGGCAAGGATGATGAAACCGGTGAAGATTTGATTCAGCGTGACGACGACAAAGCCGACGTGGTGTTGGATCGTTTGAAGGTGTATCACGAGCAAACGGCTCCATTGATCGGTTACTACACAGACGAAGCGGCCAAAAACGCTTCGTTGAAATACATCAAAGTCGACGGCACCCAAGCCATCGATAAAGTGGAAAACGCCATTCTGTCCGGCTTGAAATAA